One Desulfobulbus oligotrophicus DNA segment encodes these proteins:
- a CDS encoding M24 family metallopeptidase → MTAGVHFDRLVRLQASLRRKKIDALLVSQPHNRRYLSGYTAPDHGIQETSGFLLIPGDGEPYLLTDSRFTLQAEEEAPLFQVVIYKKGLLPLLERLQKTIGFQTLAFESDYFLYSSFRRLTDLCTKKGWTLRSERDLIEQMRMIKDEHELRLLRQSTACNEKVFQSVYSTIEPGMTEREVALALDVTMREMGAEGPSFDTIVAFGTNAAKPHAVPTDRKLQVNDLVLIDMGLVYKGYCSDMTRTFVIGTPDQIYLDRHRLVRRAMLAGMQAVRAGVTGAEVDRAARRVLIDAGYGTVFGHGLGHGIGIAVHEEPRLSPRWRRKLKAGMVVTVEPGLYLPEWGGIRLENVVIVTRDGGEILNRDTTGLDV, encoded by the coding sequence ATGACCGCTGGTGTCCATTTTGACCGTCTTGTCCGCCTGCAGGCGTCTTTGCGTCGGAAAAAAATTGATGCCCTGCTGGTTTCGCAACCCCACAACCGCCGGTACTTAAGCGGCTACACTGCACCGGATCACGGCATTCAGGAGACCAGCGGCTTTTTACTCATCCCCGGTGATGGGGAGCCGTATCTGCTGACTGACTCCCGGTTTACTCTCCAGGCTGAGGAAGAGGCCCCACTGTTTCAGGTGGTCATCTACAAGAAGGGGTTGTTGCCGCTGCTGGAGCGGTTACAAAAAACCATCGGGTTTCAGACCCTGGCCTTTGAAAGCGACTACTTTCTTTACTCGTCCTTTCGCAGACTGACAGACCTGTGCACCAAAAAAGGGTGGACATTACGGTCGGAGCGCGACCTGATCGAACAGATGCGGATGATTAAAGACGAACACGAACTCCGGCTTCTGCGTCAGTCAACCGCATGCAATGAAAAAGTCTTTCAATCGGTGTACTCCACCATTGAACCGGGTATGACGGAGCGGGAGGTAGCCCTGGCCCTGGATGTGACCATGCGGGAAATGGGTGCCGAGGGGCCGAGTTTCGACACCATTGTCGCCTTTGGCACCAATGCCGCTAAGCCGCACGCCGTGCCCACCGACCGCAAACTGCAGGTCAATGACCTGGTGTTGATCGATATGGGGCTTGTCTACAAAGGGTACTGTTCAGACATGACCCGCACCTTTGTTATCGGCACGCCTGATCAGATCTATCTGGATCGTCACCGCCTGGTTCGCAGGGCAATGCTGGCCGGTATGCAGGCTGTTCGAGCCGGAGTCACCGGCGCAGAGGTCGACCGGGCTGCACGCCGGGTCCTCATCGATGCGGGCTACGGGACTGTGTTCGGACATGGCCTGGGGCATGGTATCGGCATTGCTGTGCATGAGGAGCCCCGACTGTCACCACGTTGGCGCAGGAAGTTGAAGGCCGGCATGGTGGTCACGGTTGAGCCGGGTCTTTACCTGCCTGAATGGGGCGGTATTCGTCTTGAAAATGTGGTGATCGTCACCAGAGACGGCGGCGAGATCCTGAACCGGGACACCACCGGTCTTGATGTATAA
- a CDS encoding family 1 encapsulin nanocompartment shell protein → MDLLRRELAPISPQGWSEIDTMARETLIANLSGRRFVTVDGPHGIGHPCVNLGRLSTPREEKGSKVSYGIHQVQPLVETRINFKLQTWELDSVGRGAKDIQLNALVEACREIAMFEEKSLFEGFKPGDIVGLHATAKDRSLSMSLDMDVIVDAVAEGQTRMLKEGVEGPANLVVSAPLWKFLARSTPGGTLRSTLESQINGQVIYSECVKDALLVAARGGDLELTVGQDFAIGYHSHTAKEIDLFVTESFTFRVIAPEALVGFTLA, encoded by the coding sequence ATGGACTTACTGCGTAGAGAATTGGCTCCCATCAGTCCTCAGGGGTGGAGTGAGATCGATACCATGGCCAGGGAAACCCTCATCGCCAATCTGTCCGGCCGAAGGTTCGTCACTGTTGACGGCCCTCACGGCATCGGCCATCCTTGTGTGAACCTGGGCCGCCTGTCGACGCCTCGCGAGGAAAAAGGGAGCAAGGTCAGTTACGGCATCCATCAGGTGCAGCCGCTGGTCGAGACCCGGATCAACTTCAAGCTCCAGACCTGGGAACTCGACAGCGTTGGCCGTGGTGCCAAGGATATCCAACTGAATGCGTTGGTGGAGGCCTGTCGGGAAATCGCCATGTTTGAGGAAAAATCCCTTTTTGAAGGCTTCAAGCCGGGAGACATCGTCGGCCTGCATGCCACGGCCAAAGACAGGAGTCTTTCCATGTCGCTGGATATGGATGTGATCGTCGATGCCGTGGCCGAAGGCCAGACCCGGATGCTGAAAGAGGGCGTCGAGGGACCGGCCAATCTGGTCGTCTCTGCACCGCTCTGGAAATTCCTGGCACGGAGCACGCCCGGTGGCACCCTGCGATCCACCTTGGAAAGCCAGATCAACGGCCAGGTCATCTACTCTGAATGTGTCAAGGATGCGCTTCTGGTCGCGGCACGAGGCGGCGATCTTGAGTTGACCGTGGGGCAGGACTTCGCGATCGGCTACCACAGCCACACCGCCAAGGAAATCGACCTGTTCGTGACCGAATCGTTCACCTTCCGGGTCATCGCTCCGGAAGCCCTGGTCGGGTTCACGCTGGCCTGA
- a CDS encoding B12-binding domain-containing radical SAM protein, producing MSSILLIHPPVAKLGEPPAGITALAGCLQPHGIDCTLLDANLEALLFLIGRQADARQDTRSDRALRHRDANLAAVRTPELYRHPGRYHKAVHELNYALQLAAHSHLGVSISLTNYQDEHHNPLAGNDLLNTAETFQNSLFFPWFCSRLPPLLDAVKPLYIGISLCYLSQALPTFALLGFLKDRYPEARLILGGGLITSWMSNPRWHNPFAGLVDHCIAGPGEEPLLRLFSAQKTKTHQPPVYTGLPLSSYLAPGPILPYAASRGCYWNRCSFCPETAEQSRYQQTPPAIVLDHLHSLCRQLQPVLIHFLDNAISPLLLQTLAEQPPGVSWYGFTRIHEQLADPDFCRQLRASGCVLLKLGLESGSQEVLDTMHKGIRLELISRVLAALQAAGIATYVYLLFGTPAESLAEARQTMEFTLRHHAAITFLNLAIFNMPITSDEAHRLPGTIFSESNLSLYKDFVHPRNWDRRAVRIFLDREFRRQPQIAAILRRDPPFFSSNHAAFFTENYP from the coding sequence ATGTCTTCCATCCTTCTGATCCACCCGCCGGTAGCCAAACTCGGTGAACCACCGGCTGGAATCACCGCCCTGGCCGGTTGTCTGCAACCCCATGGCATTGACTGCACATTGCTGGACGCCAACCTGGAGGCCCTGCTGTTTCTCATCGGCCGCCAGGCAGATGCACGACAGGATACCCGGTCAGACCGTGCCCTGCGCCATCGCGACGCCAACCTTGCCGCAGTCCGCACACCAGAGCTCTACCGCCATCCCGGCCGTTATCACAAGGCGGTGCACGAGCTCAATTATGCGCTACAACTGGCAGCCCATTCTCATTTAGGGGTGAGCATCAGCCTGACCAACTATCAGGATGAGCATCACAACCCTCTGGCCGGCAATGATCTGCTCAACACCGCAGAAACCTTTCAGAACAGTCTCTTTTTTCCATGGTTCTGTTCGCGACTTCCCCCCCTTCTGGATGCAGTCAAACCGTTGTACATAGGCATTTCGCTGTGTTACCTCAGCCAGGCCCTGCCGACCTTTGCCCTGCTCGGTTTTTTGAAAGATCGGTATCCGGAGGCGCGGCTGATTCTCGGTGGCGGTCTTATCACCTCGTGGATGAGCAATCCCCGCTGGCACAACCCTTTCGCCGGTCTGGTTGACCACTGCATTGCCGGACCGGGAGAGGAACCACTGCTTCGTCTCTTCTCCGCACAAAAGACAAAAACGCATCAGCCGCCGGTTTACACAGGTCTGCCGCTGTCCAGCTACCTGGCTCCCGGCCCGATCCTGCCCTATGCCGCCTCCCGGGGCTGTTATTGGAACCGGTGCAGCTTTTGTCCCGAGACTGCGGAACAGAGCCGATACCAGCAGACTCCACCTGCAATCGTGCTGGATCATCTGCACTCGCTGTGCCGGCAGCTACAACCCGTGTTGATTCATTTTCTGGACAACGCCATAAGTCCGCTCCTGTTGCAGACACTGGCAGAGCAGCCTCCTGGTGTTTCCTGGTACGGTTTCACACGCATACATGAACAGCTGGCTGATCCTGACTTCTGCCGGCAACTGCGCGCCTCCGGCTGTGTGCTGCTCAAACTCGGTCTTGAATCCGGCAGCCAGGAAGTTCTTGATACCATGCACAAGGGGATCCGTCTGGAACTCATATCCCGGGTACTCGCCGCCCTGCAGGCTGCAGGTATTGCCACCTATGTGTATCTGCTGTTCGGTACCCCGGCGGAATCACTCGCTGAAGCCCGACAAACCATGGAGTTTACCCTTCGTCATCATGCGGCAATCACCTTTCTCAACCTGGCGATCTTCAATATGCCGATAACCAGTGACGAAGCACACCGCCTGCCGGGTACAATATTCTCTGAGAGCAACCTCTCGCTGTACAAGGATTTTGTTCATCCCCGAAACTGGGACCGCAGGGCAGTCCGGATTTTTCTGGACCGGGAGTTCAGGCGTCAACCGCAGATTGCCGCCATCCTTCGCCGCGATCCACCGTTTTTCTCCTCAAATCATGCCGCCTTTTTTACCGAGAACTATCCATGA
- the rsmB gene encoding 16S rRNA (cytosine(967)-C(5))-methyltransferase RsmB: protein MKPAANSTDARTTAIEVLCLWATTHGSVDLFLNSAIEQLADIDRGLAKTMVYGVLRQKEYLDYIVRAHTRHPLRKMKPRTLMTLRVGVYQLLFLHRIPESAAVNATVNTLKAARQPGWLVGFVNGVLRAVARSRATLPTADQMAAQEPPLLNHPAWLIERWQAQFGRDTALAICRKNSVEPPLTLRVNSRRTSHSRLLEQLHKSGITACSGLYSPLSVVITTYPGAITALPGYEEGAFQVQDEAAQLASLLVKPLPLRARLLDGCAGLGGKTTHLAEMLPPGGAVVAVEPDSRRYRLLRDNLRRLGHGQAVSAVHRDLQTYATTRPTLFDVVLVDAPCSGTGVIRRHPDIRWNRQPEDFAGYQQTQLQLLEIAARLVKPAGALVYATCSLEFEENEEVISHFQEKFPHFQVENVAELLPETAQRLVTGTGYFRSSPADGLDGFFAARLVNQRSL, encoded by the coding sequence ATGAAGCCTGCAGCCAACTCCACCGACGCCCGGACCACCGCTATTGAGGTCCTTTGCCTCTGGGCAACCACCCACGGTTCAGTGGATCTGTTTTTGAACAGCGCCATCGAACAACTGGCCGATATTGACCGTGGCCTGGCCAAAACCATGGTGTACGGGGTGCTGCGTCAGAAAGAGTACCTTGATTATATTGTCCGGGCCCATACCAGACATCCGTTGCGTAAGATGAAACCACGCACGCTGATGACGCTTCGGGTCGGTGTGTATCAGCTCCTCTTTCTCCATCGTATTCCTGAGTCTGCAGCAGTGAATGCCACGGTCAATACCCTGAAGGCGGCCAGACAGCCGGGTTGGCTGGTCGGCTTTGTCAATGGTGTTCTCCGGGCTGTGGCCCGCTCACGGGCAACACTTCCCACTGCTGATCAGATGGCGGCACAGGAGCCGCCGCTGCTCAATCATCCGGCCTGGCTGATTGAACGCTGGCAGGCTCAGTTTGGACGGGACACGGCATTGGCTATCTGCCGCAAAAACAGTGTGGAACCGCCGCTGACTCTGCGGGTGAACAGTCGTCGTACCAGTCACAGTCGGCTTCTGGAGCAGCTGCACAAATCGGGTATTACCGCCTGCTCCGGTCTGTACAGCCCGCTGAGCGTGGTCATCACCACCTATCCCGGTGCAATCACTGCCCTGCCCGGTTATGAAGAAGGGGCTTTTCAGGTGCAGGATGAGGCTGCCCAGTTAGCCTCTTTACTGGTCAAGCCCCTGCCGCTTCGCGCCCGTCTTCTTGATGGCTGTGCCGGCCTGGGCGGCAAAACCACGCATCTGGCTGAAATGTTGCCGCCGGGCGGGGCTGTGGTTGCCGTTGAACCTGATAGCCGTCGCTATCGTCTTTTGCGGGATAATCTCCGCCGTCTTGGCCATGGGCAAGCGGTGTCGGCTGTGCACAGGGATTTGCAAACCTATGCCACCACCCGTCCGACACTCTTTGATGTGGTGCTTGTTGATGCCCCCTGTTCAGGGACCGGCGTCATCCGGCGACACCCTGATATTCGCTGGAATCGGCAACCTGAAGACTTTGCCGGGTATCAGCAAACGCAGTTACAGCTGCTGGAGATCGCTGCTCGTCTTGTTAAGCCGGCCGGGGCGCTGGTGTATGCCACCTGTTCGCTGGAGTTTGAAGAAAACGAAGAGGTCATCAGTCATTTTCAGGAAAAGTTCCCTCATTTTCAGGTGGAAAACGTTGCTGAGCTGTTGCCGGAGACGGCGCAGAGACTGGTGACCGGCACCGGTTATTTCCGATCGTCACCGGCAGACGGGCTTGACGGTTTTTTTGCTGCTCGTCTTGTCAATCAGCGTAGCTTGTAG
- the purL gene encoding phosphoribosylformylglycinamidine synthase gives MAALVIQLHRQFTPDFAYCFYIASNRPLEKQEIERLRLVMADGFLIDTVTLEPQLTGPRVVEIGPRLNFATAWSSNMVSICHAIGLQAITRVERSRRYLVPDDEAIETFIAKNHDRMTECRYLAPLTDFETGTIPEPVYEVDLKSKGPDGLLDLPGVSMDEWDRELYYNYFVNQSGRNPTIVEIMDLNNANSEHSRHGFFRGKQVIDGKTCDTTLFQVVAGTLAANPKGSKVAFKDNSSVIEGFTLTTLLPERPGEPSPLVEASVCYHPLLTAETHNFPTGVAPFPGGETGTGGRIRDVQCTGQGALVGIGTAGYCVANLHIPDYPLEWENEYACPDTLASALEIIIEASNGASDYGNKFGEPLVQGFTRSFDLDLESGGRWGFLKPVMFTGGIGQIDDRHTEKKQAVKGMLIVQIGGPAYRVGFGGGAASSMIQGENESTLDFDAVQRGDAKMEQKLNRVIRACNEMGERTLIDVIHDQGAGGPANVLKELVEHAGGRVEIRNINVGDPTMSVLEIYVAEYQERVGLLISPENIERFQAICEREKVPCEILGEVTGDLRFVVHDRHNNTTPVNIEIPALLGNIPQKTFTDTRITSTLSPFVPPRSMNVREALHKVLRLISVGSKRFLTNKVDRSVTGLIAQQQCCGPLQLTVADVAVTAQSHFSHTGIATAIGEQPIKMLIDPAAGARMAVGEALTNLVWARIRNLEEVKCSANWMWAPKLTGEGAALRDAAEAMAAAMIKIGIAVDGGKDSLSMATKVGDEVVKSPRQLVISLYAAMADIRKKVTPDIKEPGSALLFVDLSGNNHRLGGSALAQTCGQIGDAVPDMDDPALIRKAFGAVQYLVERELILSGHDRSDGGLITTVLEMAFSGNCGLNLALNGTASILETLFNEELGLVIECRWNHLAEVKERFEQAQIPCTVLGTSTAKQAISLQYNGQLVLDDSMILLRQWWEETSYQLERLQMDPAHAEAEKTHIFARKGPTYHLSFSPEITAPEILLSTDKPKVAILREEGSNSDREMSSAFYSAGFEPWDVTMTDLLTGRVKLTEFRGLAVVGGFSFADVPESAKGWAATIRFNEHLQTIFHDFYNRPDTFTLGVCNGCQLFGLLGWVPWQGIEAERQPRFIRNRSGRFESRWSTVKVLPSRSIMLAGMEDLVFGISVDHGEGCLHFPDTSIQQRVWSEQMAAMVFVDDEGQPTEQYPFNPNGSPGGLTAVCSPDGRHLALMPHPERTFLTWQCHWLPETMQGLPASPWLRMFQNAYTWCRR, from the coding sequence ATGGCTGCTCTTGTCATACAGCTTCATCGTCAGTTTACCCCGGACTTTGCCTATTGCTTCTATATTGCATCCAATCGTCCCCTGGAAAAACAGGAGATCGAACGACTACGGCTCGTCATGGCCGATGGTTTTCTGATTGATACTGTTACCCTGGAACCACAGCTGACAGGACCCCGGGTGGTCGAGATCGGCCCCCGGCTGAACTTTGCCACTGCCTGGTCATCCAATATGGTGTCAATCTGTCATGCCATAGGGCTGCAGGCAATCACCCGTGTCGAGCGTTCCCGTCGCTATCTGGTGCCTGACGATGAGGCCATTGAAACCTTTATTGCCAAAAACCACGACCGGATGACCGAATGCCGCTATCTGGCGCCCCTGACCGATTTTGAAACCGGCACCATCCCGGAGCCGGTCTACGAAGTCGACCTGAAAAGCAAAGGACCCGATGGCCTGCTCGATCTCCCCGGCGTCTCCATGGACGAGTGGGACCGGGAACTCTATTACAACTATTTTGTGAATCAGAGCGGCCGTAATCCGACCATTGTTGAGATCATGGACCTCAACAACGCCAACTCAGAGCATTCCCGCCACGGGTTCTTCCGCGGCAAGCAGGTGATTGACGGCAAAACCTGTGATACAACCCTCTTTCAGGTCGTTGCCGGTACGCTGGCCGCCAACCCCAAGGGGAGCAAGGTGGCCTTTAAGGACAACTCCAGTGTTATTGAAGGTTTTACCCTCACAACCCTGTTGCCCGAACGACCGGGCGAGCCGTCACCACTGGTTGAAGCCTCGGTCTGCTATCACCCGCTCCTCACCGCTGAAACCCACAATTTCCCAACCGGTGTCGCTCCCTTTCCCGGCGGCGAAACCGGGACCGGCGGGAGGATCCGCGATGTCCAGTGCACAGGACAGGGAGCGCTGGTGGGCATCGGTACAGCCGGGTACTGTGTCGCCAATCTCCACATCCCCGACTATCCGCTGGAATGGGAAAATGAGTACGCCTGCCCGGACACCCTGGCCTCAGCCCTGGAAATAATCATTGAAGCGAGCAACGGCGCCTCTGATTACGGTAACAAGTTCGGTGAACCGCTTGTTCAGGGCTTTACCCGGAGCTTTGATCTGGACCTGGAAAGCGGCGGCCGCTGGGGTTTTCTCAAGCCGGTCATGTTCACCGGCGGCATCGGCCAGATCGACGATCGTCACACGGAAAAGAAACAGGCGGTCAAAGGCATGCTCATTGTCCAGATAGGTGGTCCTGCCTATCGGGTCGGTTTTGGCGGTGGTGCCGCCTCATCAATGATACAGGGGGAAAACGAATCCACCCTCGACTTTGATGCGGTCCAGCGTGGCGATGCCAAAATGGAACAAAAACTGAACCGGGTGATTCGGGCCTGCAACGAGATGGGTGAACGAACCCTGATCGATGTCATTCATGACCAGGGCGCCGGCGGACCGGCCAACGTGCTCAAGGAGCTGGTCGAACATGCCGGCGGCCGGGTGGAAATCCGCAACATCAACGTTGGTGATCCGACCATGTCGGTTCTGGAAATTTATGTTGCCGAGTACCAGGAACGGGTCGGCCTGCTGATCAGCCCGGAAAATATTGAGCGTTTTCAGGCAATCTGCGAACGGGAGAAGGTACCCTGTGAAATTCTGGGGGAAGTAACCGGTGACTTGCGTTTTGTCGTCCATGACAGGCACAACAACACCACACCGGTGAACATTGAAATCCCGGCACTGCTGGGTAATATACCACAAAAAACCTTTACCGACACACGCATCACCTCGACCCTGTCTCCTTTTGTCCCGCCAAGGAGCATGAATGTGCGTGAAGCCCTGCATAAGGTGCTGCGACTGATCTCCGTCGGGTCTAAACGGTTCCTCACCAACAAGGTTGACCGGTCGGTTACCGGTCTCATTGCCCAGCAACAGTGCTGTGGCCCCTTGCAGCTGACGGTTGCTGATGTGGCGGTAACTGCGCAAAGCCACTTCAGTCACACCGGTATAGCAACAGCCATTGGTGAACAGCCGATCAAAATGCTGATCGATCCAGCGGCCGGTGCACGTATGGCGGTGGGTGAGGCGCTGACCAATCTGGTTTGGGCGCGGATCAGGAACCTGGAAGAGGTCAAGTGTTCAGCCAACTGGATGTGGGCACCCAAACTGACCGGTGAAGGCGCCGCTCTGCGGGATGCCGCCGAGGCCATGGCCGCGGCGATGATTAAGATCGGCATCGCTGTGGACGGCGGCAAGGACAGCCTGTCCATGGCGACCAAGGTCGGTGATGAGGTGGTCAAATCACCACGGCAACTGGTTATCTCTCTCTATGCCGCCATGGCCGACATACGGAAAAAGGTGACCCCGGACATCAAGGAACCGGGATCAGCCCTGCTGTTTGTTGACTTATCAGGCAACAACCACCGGCTGGGCGGCAGCGCCCTGGCTCAGACCTGCGGTCAGATCGGTGATGCGGTTCCTGATATGGACGACCCGGCCCTGATCAGGAAGGCCTTTGGAGCGGTACAGTATCTGGTTGAGCGGGAGCTGATCCTCTCCGGACATGACCGGAGTGACGGCGGCCTGATCACCACTGTCCTGGAGATGGCGTTCAGCGGGAACTGCGGCCTTAATCTGGCACTCAACGGAACCGCCTCGATACTGGAGACCCTGTTCAACGAAGAACTCGGTCTGGTGATCGAGTGCCGGTGGAATCATCTTGCCGAAGTCAAAGAACGATTTGAACAGGCACAAATACCCTGCACCGTCCTTGGTACCAGCACAGCCAAACAGGCGATCAGTCTTCAGTATAACGGCCAGCTGGTGCTGGACGATTCTATGATACTGTTGCGCCAATGGTGGGAGGAAACCAGCTATCAGCTGGAGCGATTGCAGATGGATCCGGCCCATGCAGAAGCAGAAAAAACACATATCTTTGCCCGTAAAGGCCCCACCTACCACCTCAGCTTCTCACCGGAGATCACTGCTCCGGAAATCCTTCTGAGTACAGATAAACCAAAGGTGGCCATTCTCCGCGAAGAGGGTTCCAATTCCGACCGGGAGATGAGTTCCGCCTTTTACAGTGCGGGGTTCGAGCCCTGGGATGTTACCATGACCGATCTTTTAACCGGTCGTGTCAAGCTGACAGAGTTCCGGGGTCTGGCTGTAGTGGGTGGTTTTTCCTTTGCCGATGTTCCAGAAAGCGCTAAAGGATGGGCGGCAACCATCCGCTTTAACGAACACCTGCAGACCATCTTTCACGACTTCTATAACCGCCCGGACACCTTCACTCTGGGGGTCTGTAACGGGTGTCAGCTCTTTGGTCTGCTGGGCTGGGTTCCCTGGCAGGGCATTGAGGCCGAACGGCAGCCCCGTTTCATCCGCAACCGCAGCGGCCGTTTCGAGTCACGATGGAGTACGGTCAAGGTGTTGCCGAGTCGGTCGATCATGCTGGCAGGCATGGAAGATCTCGTCTTCGGTATCAGTGTTGATCACGGCGAAGGCTGCCTGCATTTTCCGGACACGTCCATCCAGCAACGGGTATGGAGCGAACAGATGGCAGCCATGGTCTTTGTCGATGACGAGGGACAACCCACTGAACAGTATCCCTTCAACCCCAATGGTTCACCCGGCGGCCTTACCGCTGTCTGTTCACCGGACGGCCGTCACCTGGCATTGATGCCTCACCCTGAGCGCACCTTCCTGACCTGGCAATGCCACTGGCTGCCTGAAACAATGCAAGGTCTGCCCGCCAGCCCCTGGTTACGCATGTTTCAGAATGCCTACACCTGGTGCCGACGCTGA
- a CDS encoding peptide chain release factor 3 produces the protein MSNKHQKEVSKRRTFGIISHPDAGKTTLTEKLLLFGGAIQMAGAVKSRKTATHATSDWMAVERERGISVTTSVMRFNYHNYEINLLDTPGHQDFSEDTYRVLTAVDSALMVIDSGKGVETQTTKLMEVCRMRNTPIITFINKLDRDGLEPLDLLSDIEEKLQIECAPLSWPIGMGKGFKGVYDLLRQQITLFTPSQDTRPEDGIVVQDLADPMLDTLVGNFAADKLREDIELLQGAANPFEYEHYLKASQTPVFFGSAINNFGVRELLDAFVELSPAPGPRATTTRLVDPGEEGFSGFTFKIQANMDPAHRDRIAFFRVCSGKFTRGMKVMHHRLGKEVNLSNATIFMAQERAHVDEAYPGDIIGIHNHGTIKIGDTFTDREELKFTGIPNFAPEHFRRVVLKNPLRMKQLQKGLLQMAEEGAVQVFRPIVGNDYILGAVGVLQFEVTMTRLKDEYGVDATYEPLKYTLARWVHCDNKRVMTEFEKKNQFNLAFDAEGHLTYLAEGNWRLNHTRELFPEVIFDKTRESV, from the coding sequence GTGAGCAATAAACATCAGAAAGAAGTCTCGAAACGTCGTACCTTCGGTATCATCAGCCACCCTGATGCCGGCAAAACCACTTTAACCGAAAAACTGCTTCTCTTTGGCGGCGCCATTCAGATGGCAGGCGCGGTCAAATCACGTAAAACCGCCACCCATGCCACCAGCGACTGGATGGCGGTTGAACGGGAACGCGGCATCTCGGTGACCACCTCGGTCATGCGATTTAATTACCATAACTACGAGATCAATCTCCTGGACACTCCCGGTCACCAGGACTTTTCCGAGGACACCTATCGGGTACTGACTGCCGTGGATTCAGCCCTCATGGTCATCGACTCCGGCAAAGGTGTTGAGACCCAGACCACCAAGCTGATGGAAGTCTGCCGGATGCGCAACACACCGATCATCACCTTTATCAACAAACTCGACCGTGACGGCCTGGAACCCCTTGATCTTCTTTCTGATATCGAAGAAAAATTACAGATTGAATGTGCGCCGCTGTCCTGGCCGATCGGCATGGGTAAAGGATTCAAAGGCGTCTACGATCTGCTCCGGCAGCAGATCACCCTGTTTACACCGAGTCAGGATACCCGCCCGGAAGACGGTATTGTAGTGCAGGACCTGGCCGACCCCATGCTTGATACACTGGTTGGCAATTTTGCCGCCGATAAACTGCGCGAAGACATTGAACTGCTCCAGGGTGCAGCCAATCCCTTTGAGTACGAGCACTACCTCAAGGCGAGCCAGACACCGGTTTTTTTCGGCAGTGCCATCAACAACTTCGGTGTACGTGAGCTGCTTGACGCCTTTGTCGAGCTCTCGCCTGCTCCCGGCCCGCGTGCCACCACCACCCGTCTGGTTGATCCCGGCGAAGAGGGGTTCAGCGGTTTTACGTTCAAGATTCAGGCAAACATGGATCCGGCGCACCGCGATCGTATTGCCTTTTTCCGCGTCTGCTCCGGAAAATTCACGCGGGGTATGAAGGTCATGCACCACCGTTTGGGCAAAGAGGTGAATCTGAGCAATGCCACCATCTTCATGGCCCAGGAACGCGCACACGTGGATGAAGCGTATCCCGGTGACATCATCGGCATTCACAATCACGGCACCATCAAGATCGGCGATACGTTCACAGACAGGGAAGAGCTTAAGTTCACCGGCATCCCCAACTTTGCACCGGAACACTTTCGCCGGGTGGTGCTGAAGAATCCGCTCAGAATGAAACAGCTGCAAAAAGGGTTACTCCAGATGGCTGAAGAGGGAGCAGTACAGGTGTTTCGGCCCATTGTCGGCAATGACTATATTCTCGGCGCCGTGGGAGTGCTTCAGTTTGAGGTGACCATGACCCGTCTCAAAGACGAGTACGGGGTAGATGCAACGTATGAGCCGCTCAAGTACACGCTGGCCCGTTGGGTACACTGTGACAACAAACGGGTAATGACCGAGTTTGAAAAGAAAAATCAATTCAATCTGGCCTTTGATGCTGAAGGTCACCTGACCTATCTGGCAGAGGGAAACTGGCGGCTGAACCATACCCGGGAGCTGTTTCCTGAAGTGATTTTTGACAAGACGCGGGAATCTGTATGA